A genome region from Scomber japonicus isolate fScoJap1 chromosome 15, fScoJap1.pri, whole genome shotgun sequence includes the following:
- the LOC128374191 gene encoding carboxy-terminal kinesin 2-like: protein MSRLPVMSSKRVLTSSILENCQDLQPDQKRLRKDPDHVKPQAASIIIGSKRPPVAASRAPLSKPVRSGAATVAGAPSRGVLKSSVASTAANVGSMKSTGTKAGGGAATSRPGWDLKGKVSDMEGKLSNYQSKVKSVNQENESLKGSMAQSQSRIMEMESELESQRSQISEYEEELQALSGVRDELEKVSSDKSTLQTEFSNLEGKYKVMETLRDSQETELQTLKMKLSVKESTLARLQNTLKDTEEEVRSLKDTVAQQKDELHAGETERRQLYNTIEDLKGNIRVFCRVRPLVDGGLSKHIQLLDSDNTSVTLAKTEESHTGKTGDIHKNYNFSFDRVFSPQASQKEVFEEISLLVQSALDGYNVCCFAYGQTGSGKTYTMEGAEYDDTRGVIPRAVQQIFQAAEKLEAQGWKFAFTASFVEIYNETLRDLLYTGKASKRPEHEIRKSANNEISITNLTYEQVSTEDQVLGLIAVANQNRSTAQTAQNDRSSRSHSVFQLDIEGVNAGRDVKCKSTLCLVDLAGSERMAKSQCQGERFKEMTAINSSLSNLGIVISALANKESYIPYRNSKLTYLLQSCLGGNSKTLMFVNIAPEPNSFEESLNSLRFASKVNDCVIGTASANRK from the exons ATGTCTCGCTTACCGGTTATGTCGAGTAAGAGGGTCCTCACAAGCAGCATCTTGGAGAACTGTCAGGACCTCCAGCCTGATCAG AAGAGGCTCCGTAAAGACCCGGATCATGTTAAACCACAGGCGGCATCTATAATCATTGGTTCCAAGCGGCCTCCTGTTGCAGCATCCAGGGCGCCTCTTT CTAAGCCGGTCCGATCAGGAGCTGCTACGGTGGCTGGTGCTCCTTCCAGAG GTGTCCTGAAGTCATCTGTTGCTTCAACTGCTGCAAATGTAGGAAGCATGAAATCAACTGGCACAAAAGCAG GTGGGGGCGCGGCCACCAGCCGGCCTGGATGGGACCTGAAGGGAAAGGTCAGCGACATGGAGGGTAAGCTCAGTAACTACCAGAGCAAAGTCAAATCTGTCAACCAGGAGAACGAATCTCTGAAAGGCTCGATGGCCCAGAGCCAGTCAAGAATCATGGAAATGGAGAGTGAGCTTGAGAGCCAGAGAAGCCAGATCAG tGAATATGAGGAAGAGCTGCAGGCGCTGTCGGGGGTCAGGGATGAGTTGGAGAAAGTGTCGAGTGATAAGAGCACTCTTCAAACAGAGTTCTCCAACTTAGAGGGAAAATACAAGGTCATGGAGACTCTTCGTGATAGCCAAGAGACAGAGCTACAAACTCTGAAG ATGAAGCTTTCAGTAAAGGAGTCAACTCTGGCTCGTCTGCAGAACACCCTCAaagacacagaagaagaagttcGCTCTCTCAAAGACACCGTGGCTCAACAGAAGGATGAGCTTCACGCTGGTGAGACAGAGCGTCGGCAGCTCTACAACACCATTGAGGATCTCAAG GGCAACATCAGGGTCTTTTGCAGAGTGCGCCCACTGGTGGATGGAGGCCTCAGCAAACACATCCAGCTCCTCGACAGTGACAACACATCAGTAACACTGGCCAAAACTGAGGAG tcTCACACAGGCAAAACTGGTGACATTCACAAGAATTACAACTTCAGTTTTGACCGTGTTTTCAGCCCCCAGGCTTCACAGAAGGAG gtgttTGAAGAGATCTCCCTCCTGGTGCAGTCAGCCCTGGATGGCTACAACGTCTGCTGCTTCGCCTACggccagacaggaagtggaaagaCGTACACCATGGAGGGAGCCGAGTATGACGACACCAGAGGTGTCATTCCCAGAGCTGTGCAGCAGATCTTTCAAGCAGCAGAGAAGCTGGAAGCACAAGGCTGGAAG TTCGCCTTCACTGCAAGTTTTGTTGAAATTTACAACGAGACCCTTCGCGACCTCCTTTACACTGGAAAGGCCAGCAAGAGACCCGAGCATGAAATCCGCAAATCAGCAAACAACGAAATTTCAATCACCAACCTCACCTATGAGCAGGTCTCCACCGAGGATCAG GTTCTCGGCTTGATAGCTGTGGCCAACCAGAATCGCTCCACTGCCCAGACAGCCCAGAATGACCGCTCCTCTCGCTCCCACTCAGTCTTCCAGCTGGACATCGAGGGAGTGAATGCTGGCAGGGACGTCAAATGCAAGT cCACTCTGTGCCTGGTGGACTTGGCTGGCAGTGAGCGAATGGCAAAGAGTCAGTGCCAGGGAGAGCGCTTTAAAGAGATGACTGCAATCAACAGCTCCCTGTCCAACCTCGGCATCGTTATTTCTGCACTGGCCAACAAG GAGAGCTACATTCCCTACAGGAACTCCAAGCTTACTTACCTTCTGCAAAGCTGTTTGGGAGGAAACAGCAAGAC CCTGATGTTTGTTAACATCGCTCCAGAGCCAAACAGCTTTGAGGAGAGCCTCAACTCCCTGAGGTTTGCCAGCAAG GTGAACGACTGTGTTATTGGAACTGCAAGTGCCAACAGAAAGTAG
- the zbtb22b gene encoding zinc finger and BTB domain-containing protein 22b: protein MQSLPMEVGSSSSSAPSDTSGSVVQVCFPSAQASVLDSLNRQREEGRLCDLSIHVQGQVFKAHRCVLAASSPYFHDQVLLKNMSTVSIPAVMDPLAFESVLSCAYTGQLRMLRDDIVNYLTVGSVLQMWHIVDKCTELLKEGRAAVGGGGGAGGGGVQVRASVGGGGGSGNPGCSSSNGDSNAGGGAVGSGGGSDGGVGRDQGQVVGSNEPQRAPQPPSRPSVSESQSPSSTNYFSPRDGSSFGGSGAAAAGASVDGGGASNTPSYCTPSGGEEAFLIEEEEEEVEEEEEEVLYHQRKRGRGGGSGRRKKMSSVSEQEVGVSDSFGVSSYQDGEDSALPLQKRPTYSQPSIMPRKQWVVVKTERTEDDDLIVVSGEEGGEEDDEEDERELEMARERERTDFNISNVRSLSAELGGRDDMDSQVDYCQSSEDYLKFEGSLMDQTIAQHLHDSAAGQGQNQNANRAVSALLGQVQSAASARAQLFPLDMQGNQILLYSQASGLSLDSAPPPLGMGGGMIGGASFKGPSLEHGAVHLSVQGGLGVDGMDGGGNGGGGGGGGGSGGTGGSGKVFMCHCGKTFTHKSMRDRHINMHLDLRPFHCPVCAKKFKMKHHLTEHMKTHTGLKPYDCHGCGKKFMWRDSFMRHRSHCERRSGLGEGGEGGSSGEGGRRGGGGGEDGSDLISSPHLLLPPGEGGQGGILGGGRGGASASSPHLSGAVMSSQHAGMSASGGSSSNSMSNNMAAAGTLLGVVSQSPGQVQGSGMFGGLGLGRSVCNEDVCEVSANDSSVT from the exons ATGCAGTCCCTGCCCATGGAAgtgggcagcagcagcagctcagctccCAGCGACACATCTGGCTCAGTGGTGCAGGTGTGCTTCCCCAGCGCTCAGGCCTCCGTGCTGGACAGCCTGAACCGGCAGAGGGAGGAGGGCCGGCTCTGTGACCTCTCCATCCACGTCCAGGGACAAGTGTTCAAGGCCCACCGCTGCGTCCTGGCCGCCTCCTCACCCTACTTCCATGACCAG gtaCTACTGAAAAACATGTCCACGGTGTCCATCCCGGCGGTGATGGACCCGCTGGCGTTTGAGAGCGTGCTGAGCTGCGCCTACACGGGTCAACTCCGGATGCTGCGAGATGACATCGTCAACTACCTCACCGTGGGCAGCGTCCTGCAGATGTGGCACATTGTGGACAAATGCACCGAGCTGCTGAAGGAAGGCCGGGCcgcagtgggaggaggaggaggcgccGGAGGAGGCGGCGTGCAGGTCAGAGCCAGTGTCGGTGGAGGCGGAGGGTCGGGTAACCCcgggtgcagcagcagcaatggtGACAGCAATGCAGGCGGAGGCGCTGTAGGCAGTGGAGGTGGTAGTGACGGAGGTGTTGGTCGAGATCAAGGCCAGGTTGTCGGCTCCAACGAGCCCCAGCGTGCCCCCCAGCCTCCCAGCCGCCCGTCAGTGAGCGAGAGCCAGTCGCCCAGCAGCACCAACTACTTCAGCCCCAGGGACGGGAGCAGTTTCGGGGGAAGTGGCGCAGCCGCAGCCGGGGCTTCAGTGGACGGAGGAGGGGCCAGCAACACACCCAGTTACTGCACCCCGTCTGGGGGAGAGGAGGCCTTCCTGattgaagaagaggaagaggaagtagaggaggaagaggaagaggttcTGTACCAccaaaggaagagaggaaggggaggaggcagcgggaggaggaagaaaatgagctCAGTGTCAGAACAGGAAGTGGGAGTCAGTGACAGCTTCGGTGTGTCGTCCTATCAG GACGGGGAGGACTCGGCCTTGCCGCTGCAGAAACGTCCCACCTACAGTCAGCCCAGCATCATGCCCCGCAAGCAGTGGGTGGTAGTGAAAACCGAACGCACAGAGGACGACGACCTCATCGTCGTGTccggggaggagggaggagaggaggatgacgaAGAGGACGAGAGAGAACTGGAGATggccagagagagggagagaactGACTTCAACATCTCCAATGTTCGGAGTCTCTCTGCAGAGCTCGGAGGCAGAGACGACATGGACTCACAG gtGGACTACTGCCAGTCTTCAGAGGACTACCTCAAGTTCGAAGGCAGTTTAATGGACCAGACTATAGCTCAGCACCTTCACGACAGCGCAGCAGGTCAGGGTCAGAACCAGAACGCTAACCGTGCCGTGTCCGCCCTGCTGGGCCAGGTTCAGTCTGCGGCCTCGGCCCGAGCCCAGCTCTTCCCTCTAGACATGCAGGGGAACCAGATCCTGCTCTACAGCCAGGCCTCCGGACTCTCCCTGGACTCCGCCCCACCTCCTCTGGGGATGGGAGGGGGCATGATCGGAGGGGCTTCTTTCAAAGGTCCCAGTCTGGAGCACGGTGCGGTCCACCTGTCGGTGCAGGGCGGTTTGGGGGTTGATGGCATGGACGGCGGGGGGAATGGTGGTGgaggcggcggcggcggtggcAGCGGCGGCACCGGGGGTTCTGGGAAGGTGTTTATGTGCCACTGCGGTAAAACCTTCACTCACAAGAGCATGAGGGACCGCCACATCAACATGCACCTGGACCTGAGGCCGTTCCACTGCCCCGTCTGCGCCAAGAAGTTCAAGATGAAGCATCACCTCACGGAGCACATGAAGACGCACACGGGCCTGAAGCCGTACGACTGCCACGGCTGCGGCAAGAAGTTCATGTGGCGCGACAGCTTCATGAGGCACCGCTCACACTGCGAGAGGCGCAGCGGGCTCGGAGAGGGAGGCGAGGGCGGGAGCAGcggcgagggagggagaagaggaggaggaggaggagaggatgggtCAGATTTGATTTCCTCccctcacctcctcctgccACCAGGTGAGGGAGGTCAGGGTGGTATCCTGGGAGGCGGGAGAGGGGGTGCGTCCGCTTCGTCTCCACATCTTTCAGGCGCCGTCATGTCATCGCAGCACGCCGGCATGTCCGCCtctggaggcagcagcagcaacagcatgAGCAACAACATGGCCGCCGCTGGGACGCTGCTAGGGGT
- the LOC128374062 gene encoding carboxy-terminal kinesin 2-like, whose amino-acid sequence MSRLPVMTSKRVLTSSSSSENSQDIQAPAQKRIRKDLDNVKPKAAATIIGAKRPTVAASRAPLSRPIRAGAATVAVAPSRGALKPSLASAAAKGGNMKQTVGSTGTKTGATRRPAWDLKGKVSDMEGKLSNFQSKVKSVNQENESLKGSMAQTRSRIMEMESELQKQRSQISEYEEELQALSGVRDELEKVSSDKSTLQTEFSNLEGKYKVMETLRDSQETELQTLKMKLSVQESTLTRVQTTLKDTEEEVCSLKDTVAQQKDELHAGEMERRRLHNTIQELKGNIRVFCRVRPLVDGGLSKHIQLLDSDNKSVTLAKTEESHTGKTGDTQKNYNFSFDRVFRPQASQKEVFEEISLLVQSALDGYNVCCFAYGQTGSGKTYTMEGDEYDDTRGVIPRAVQQIFKAAEKLEAQGWEFTFTASFVEIYNETLRDLLYTGKASKRPEHEIRKSANNEISITNLTYEQVSTEDQVLGLIAVANQNRSTAQTAQNDRSSRSHSVFQLDIEGVNAGRDVKCKSTLCLVDLAGSERMAKSQCQGERFKEMTAINSSLSNLGIVIAALANKESYIPYRNSKLTYLLQSCLGGNSKTLMFVNIAPEPESFGETLNSLRFASKVNDCVIGTASANRK is encoded by the exons ATGTCCCGCTTGCCAGTCATGACAAGTAAGAGGGTCctcacaagcagcagcagctccgaGAACAGTCAGGACATTCAGGCGCCTGCTCAG AAGAGGATCCGTAAAGACCTAGATAATGTTAAACCAAAGGCGGCAGCAACGATCATTGGTGCCAAGCGGCCTACTGTTGCAGCATCCAGGGCGCCTCTTT CTAGGCCGATTCGAGCAGGAGCTGCTACGGTGGCTGTTGCTCCTTCCAGAG GTGCCCTGAAGCCGTCTTTAGCTTCGGCTGCTGCGAAAGGAGGAAACATGAAACAAACTGTCGGATCCACTGGCACAAAAACAG GTGCCACCCGTCGGCCTGCATGGGATCTGAAGGGAAAGGTCAGCGACATGGAGGGTAAGCTCAGTAACTTCCAGAGCAAAGTCAAATCTGTCAACCAGGAGAACGAATCTCTGAAAGGCTCGATGGCCCAGACCCGGTCAAGAATCATGGAGATGGAGAGCGAGCTTCAGAAGCAGAGGAGCCAGATCAG tGAATATGAAGAAGAGCTGCAGGCGCTGTCGGGGGTCAGGGATGAGTTGGAGAAAGTGTCGAGTGATAAGAGCACTCTTCAAACAGAGTTCTCCAACTTAGAGGGAAAATACAAGGTCATGGAGACTCTTCGTGATAGCCAAGAGACAGAGCTACAAACTCTGAAG ATGAAGCTTTCAGTACAGGAATCCACTCTCACTCGTGTGCAGACGACCCTCAaagacacagaagaagaagtttgCTCTCTCAAAGACACCGTGGCTCAACAGAAGGACGAGCTTCACGCTGGTGAGATGGAGCGCCGACGTCTCCACAATACGATCCAGGAGCTCAAG GGCAACATCAGGGTCTTTTGCAGAGTGCGCCCACTGGTGGATGGAGGCCTCAGCAAACACATCCAGCTCCTCGATAGTGACAACAAGTCAGTAACACTGGCCAAAACTGAGGAG tcTCACACAGGCAAAACTGGTGACACTCAAAAGAATTACAACTTCAGTTTTGACCGTGTTTTCAGGCCCCAGGCTTCACAGAAGGAG gTGTTTGAAGAGATCTCCCTCCTGGTGCAGTCAGCCCTGGATGGCTACAACGTCTGCTGCTTCGCCTATggccagacaggaagtggaaagaCGTACACCATGGAGGGAGACGAGTATGACGACACCAGAGGTGTCATTCCCAGAGCTGTGCAGCAGATCTTTAAAGCAGCAGAGAAGCTGGAAGCACAAGGCTGGGAG TTCACCTTCACCGCAAGTTTTGTTGAAATTTACAACGAGACCCTTCGGGACCTCCTTTACACCGGAAAGGCCAGCAAGAGACCCGAGCATGAGATCCGCAAATCAGCAAACAACGAGATTTCAATCACCAACCTCACCTATGAGCAGGTCTCCACCGAGGATCAG GTTCTCGGCTTGATAGCTGTGGCCAACCAGAATCGCTCCACTGCCCAGACAGCCCAGAATGACCGCTCCTCTCGCTCCCACTCAGTCTTCCAGCTGGACATCGAGGGAGTGAATGCTGGCAGGGACGTCAAATGCAAGT cCACTCTGTGCCTGGTAGACTTGGCTGGCAGTGAGCGAATGGCAAAGAGTCAGTGCCAGGGAGAGCGCTTTAAAGAGATGACTGCAATCAACAGCTCCCTGTCCAACCTCGGCATCGTTATTGCAGCACTGGCCAACAAG GAGAGCTACATTCCCTACAGGAACTCCAAGCTTACTTACCTTCTGCAAAGCTGTTTGGGAGGAAACAGCAAGAC CCTGATGTTTGTTAACATCGCTCCAGAGCCAGAAAGCTTTGGGGAAACTCTCAACTCCCTGAGGTTTGCCAGCAAG GTGAACGACTGTGTTATTGGAACTGCAAGTGCCAACAGGAAGTAG